A genomic region of Prosthecobacter algae contains the following coding sequences:
- a CDS encoding glutathione peroxidase produces the protein MKTLLTLLSMISLSVSAADLQAIPLKTIDGKDASLKDYAGKVLLIVNVASECGYTSQYAGLQALHEKYAKDGFSVLGFPCNDFGGQEPGSEADIKTFCSSRYKVSFPMFSKVSITGENKHPLFAELTSTKPVQWNFEKFLLGKDGQVIARYGSDAEPEGGDIEAAVKTALVK, from the coding sequence ATGAAAACTCTCCTGACTCTCCTCTCCATGATCTCCCTCTCCGTCTCCGCTGCCGATCTTCAGGCCATCCCGCTGAAAACGATCGATGGCAAAGATGCCTCCTTGAAAGACTACGCGGGCAAGGTGCTGCTGATCGTGAACGTGGCCTCCGAATGCGGCTACACCAGCCAGTATGCTGGCCTGCAGGCACTGCATGAAAAGTATGCGAAGGATGGGTTCTCCGTGCTCGGCTTTCCCTGCAATGACTTTGGTGGTCAGGAGCCAGGCTCAGAGGCCGACATCAAGACCTTTTGCAGCAGCCGCTACAAGGTCAGCTTTCCCATGTTTTCCAAGGTCTCCATCACCGGGGAAAACAAACACCCACTGTTTGCTGAGCTGACCTCCACCAAACCAGTGCAGTGGAACTTTGAAAAGTTTCTGTTGGGCAAGGATGGTCAAGTGATCGCTCGCTATGGTTCGGATGCCGAACCTGAAGGTGGGGACATCGAGGCGGCTGTAAAAACGGCCTTGGTAAAATAG
- a CDS encoding RNA polymerase sigma factor, protein MPSSEISDESLLQRAGAGDMRAFEVLYDRYSPRLLGLLRQMLGDEREAEDVLQEGFLYLWDHARDYDVGRSRAFTWTVMIFRHKAIDRMRALGRRQRLNETAAIEHATLGVSGNSADETMQMKERQKQVHAALLALPGEQRKLIEFAFLKGLTHQAIAEDMHLPLGTVKTHIRRGLLKLRDLMKGGRA, encoded by the coding sequence ATGCCTTCCTCTGAAATCAGCGATGAATCTCTGCTCCAGCGCGCCGGTGCTGGAGACATGCGCGCCTTTGAGGTGCTGTATGATCGTTATTCACCTCGATTGTTAGGCCTCCTGCGCCAGATGCTGGGGGATGAGCGCGAGGCGGAGGACGTGTTGCAGGAAGGGTTTCTCTACCTTTGGGACCACGCCCGTGACTATGATGTGGGCCGCAGCCGCGCCTTCACCTGGACCGTGATGATTTTCCGCCACAAGGCCATTGATCGGATGCGGGCGTTAGGACGGCGCCAGCGCCTGAATGAAACCGCAGCCATCGAGCACGCCACCCTGGGGGTCTCTGGCAATAGTGCAGACGAAACCATGCAGATGAAAGAACGCCAAAAGCAGGTGCACGCTGCCCTGCTGGCCCTGCCCGGCGAGCAGAGAAAACTGATCGAGTTCGCCTTTTTAAAGGGACTCACTCACCAAGCCATTGCCGAAGACATGCACCTGCCCCTGGGCACCGTGAAAACGCATATCCGGCGCGGCCTGCTGAAACTGCGAGACCTCATGAAAGGAGGGCGCGCGTGA